The window GACTTCGAAGATCTCCGGGGCCAGCGTCAGCTCGCCCACTTCCTTCTTCGCCTGATCATACACTTTCACGACTGCCATCGTGCTAACCTCGGTTCTGCTTGCGGACGAGGACGAGTCCGTTCTTGGGGCCGGGCACCTGGCCCTTGAGGATCAGCAGGTTGTCCTCAGGCCGCACGTCGAGGATCTCGACGTTCAGACACGTCACATTGCGGTTGCCCATCTGCCCGGCCATCTTCTTGCCCTTGAAGACCTTGGACGGCCAGGCGCACATGCCCACGCTGCCCGGGGAGCGGTGGATCTTCTCGTGCCCGTGCGAAGCCGGGGCGCCGCGGAAGTTCCAGCGCTTCATGACACCCTGGAAGCCCTTGCCCTTGGAGGTGCCGGTGACCTTGACCTTCTCGCCGGGGGCGAACATCTCCACCGTCAGATCCTGGCCCAGCTCGTACCCCTCGACGGAGTCCATGCGCAGTTCCTTGAGGAAGCGGTAGTAGTCGCGGCCAGCCTTGGCCTGGTGGCC is drawn from Desulfocurvus vexinensis DSM 17965 and contains these coding sequences:
- the rplC gene encoding 50S ribosomal protein L3, whose translation is MADTLGIMGRKLGMTRIFGDDGTAIPCTVIAAGPCPVLQVKDAATTKDKYTALQIGFEEIDEKKVNKPDKGHQAKAGRDYYRFLKELRMDSVEGYELGQDLTVEMFAPGEKVKVTGTSKGKGFQGVMKRWNFRGAPASHGHEKIHRSPGSVGMCAWPSKVFKGKKMAGQMGNRNVTCLNVEILDVRPEDNLLILKGQVPGPKNGLVLVRKQNRG